GCTCCAAGCGCGTGCCCTACGCCGTCACGCGCCACCCCGGCGATGCCTCCGCCCCGGAGATCCTCAAACTCTGGAAGGCGGTCGAGGTCGAGAACTGGGATGAAGCCGACGACGGCGAGCCCATCCGCTTCAAGCGCCCGATGCGCGTCGAGGAAGTCGACGGCACGATCGGCACCATCGAGAGGAGGTAGCAGAACATGGGATTGCACAAGGGGGCGAAGACCTTCGCCCGATACAAGGTGGGCCGGCAAGAGAAGTCTCTCCCCGGGCTGGCCGATGAGGACGCTCGCCGGATCGCGCACGGGGCCTTCGCCGGCTTCACCGAGAACGATGAGCGCGGGGTGGTCATGGGGTGGATCCCCTTCGCCGACCCCGACCACCCCGAGCAGGCCGGGGCCGACTATGGATACGACGGCTTCGTCTTCCTGGGGGTCCGAGAGGATAAGCGCAGTGTCCCCCCGGCGCTGCTCAAGCGCCGCTGCGCGGAGCGGATGGAGGAGTTCCTCGTGAAGTCCGGGCGGGAGTACCTCTCCCGGGCCGAGAAGGAAGAGCTCCTCTCCCTCACCCGCAAGGAGTTGATCCAGCAAGCCCTCCCCTCGACGACGACCTACGACCTGTTCTGGGACGTCGACCGCGAGGAGCTGCTCATCTTCGGCGGATCCACCACCGCGATCGACGCCTGCGCCGGCCTGTTCCAGCGCACCTTCCAGCGCAAGCTCGTCCGCTTCTGCCCCGGCTCCTACTTCCCCGGCGAGGCCCCCGTCAGTGGCCGCGACAACTGGGGCGCCCGGTTCCTGGCGTGGTTGTGGGTCCAGGCCCACGAGGGCGAGCACGGGGTCGGGATCGGCGACACGGTCAAGCTCAAGACCGACTGGAGCAGCGTGACCGTCACCGGGGAGGACCTGCGGGAGAACTCTCTGGTCCGGGCCGCGATGCACGACGGCTCGATCGTCGCCGCGCTGCGACTGTTCCCGACCGAAGGCAACGACGGGAGCCTCTCCTTCACCCTCACCGAGGGCCTCGTCTACAAGGGGCTCAAGACCGGCCTGGTCGCGGAGCCGGAAGCCGAGGGAGACCTCGCCGAGGAGCTCATCGTCCACTACGCCGCGATCCGCCCCGCCCTCGAGGCCGTCGACCAGTGGTGGTTGATGTTCGCCGGGGCCGCGTTCACCGGAGCCGACCTCGACGCCGTCGAGAAGTGGGTCCACCCGCAGGCCGAAAAGGTCGCGGCGGAATGATCGAGAGCCTCGCCCCGCTGTTTGCCGAGCTCGAGGAGGCGGTCCAGGCCTACCGCGCCGCCAGGAGCCCCGACTTCCGGGGCCGGAACCGGATCGACCGGGCGACCGATCGCCTCCTCGTCGCCTATCGAGCGATCGCTGGCACCCCTGGCGTTCCCCAAACCCCAGCCCCGGCCTAAGCGCGCCCCAAAGCCCTTGCCCCGGTCGAAGATGCGCCGGGGCAAGGGCTCTCAGGAACGCCGGGACGCCTGGGTCGAGGAGTTCGTCGAGGCGTGCCGCGTCGCCTGGGAGACGCGCCCGCGGATCTGTGAGCTGTGCGGCAAGCGCCTCGTCCAAGCCAGGGTCCACAACTTCCACCACCGGGTGAAGCGCTCCCAGGGTGGGAACAATGAGCAAGCCAACATCGCGCTCCTCTGCGCGAACTGCCACGACGGGCAACACGGGATCCCCCCTACGCCCGCAGACTGGAGAGACGCATGACCCCAAAGCTCGTCGTCGTTAATGGGATGCAGTACCTCTGCTCCACCTTCTCGAGCTCCGAGAACGGGCACCTGGTCCTCGAGGAGGTGGTGCAGATGCGCCAGCTCCCCCCGAAGCAAGCCAACCAGCCGCCGCAGCTCGCGCTCGTGGATCTCACCAAGGAGGGGATGGACGGCACCGTCGCGATCGTCGGCCCGACGAACATCCTGATCCACAACATCGAGGCGGGCAGCGAGCTCCACAAGGCGTTCGTCGCCGCCCGTTCTGGCATACACCTTGCAGAGGGTCCCCTACCCCCCTTCAAGAACGGCGGGAACCGCGCCTAGTAGCGCCCCAGAACAAACGCGGGGAGGGGCGTCGCAGCCCCTCCCCGGTTCCTTCCCGGCGACCTGGCCTAGCCCTCGCCGTCGCCGTCCTTGAAGACGTAGATCGGCACGCGCGCCCGCTTACCGTCCGCGCTCTTCGCGTCCTTGAAGCCGGCGTGCTCCATCGCGCCCGTCTGGATGAGAGCGCGCCGATACTTCGCGAAGGTGTCGACG
Above is a window of Deltaproteobacteria bacterium DNA encoding:
- the rdgC gene encoding recombination-associated protein RdgC; its protein translation is MGLHKGAKTFARYKVGRQEKSLPGLADEDARRIAHGAFAGFTENDERGVVMGWIPFADPDHPEQAGADYGYDGFVFLGVREDKRSVPPALLKRRCAERMEEFLVKSGREYLSRAEKEELLSLTRKELIQQALPSTTTYDLFWDVDREELLIFGGSTTAIDACAGLFQRTFQRKLVRFCPGSYFPGEAPVSGRDNWGARFLAWLWVQAHEGEHGVGIGDTVKLKTDWSSVTVTGEDLRENSLVRAAMHDGSIVAALRLFPTEGNDGSLSFTLTEGLVYKGLKTGLVAEPEAEGDLAEELIVHYAAIRPALEAVDQWWLMFAGAAFTGADLDAVEKWVHPQAEKVAAE